The Planktothrix agardhii NIES-204 genomic interval AACTCTCAGTTTGACTTATCTGCCTATCTGAGCCAACGACAGACCCTAGTAGAACAGGCTTTAGATCAGTCTCTCCCCCTAATCTACCCTGAAAAAATCTATGAGTCAATGCGCTATTCTTTGCTGGCTGGAGGAAAGCGTTTGCGACCGATTTTGTGTTTGGCGACCTGTGAGTTGGTCGGTGGGACTGTAGAGATGGCCATGGCTACCGCCTGCGCCCTGGAAATGATTCACACCATGTCCTTGATTCATGATGACCTCCCAGCCATGGATAATGATGATTATCGACGGGGAAAACTGACCAATCATAAGGTGTATGGAGAGGATATTGCGATTTTAGCTGGGGATGGTTTATTGAGTTATGCTTTTGAATTTGTAGCGACTAAAACTCCTAATGTTCCTGCAAATCAAGTTTTACAGGTAATTGCTCGTTTAGGTCGGGCGATGGGGGCTGCGGGCTTAGTTGGAGGCCAGGTGGTGGATTTAGATTCGGAAGGACTCACGGATGTTTCCGAAGAAACCCTAACTTTTATTCATACCCATAAAACTGGGGCTTTATTAGAGGCTTCTGTGGTCTGTGGGGCGATTTTAGCCGGGGCAAAGGAAACGGAAATTGAAGGGTTATCTCGGTATGCGCGTAATATTGGTTTGGCGTTTCAGATTGTGGATGATATTCTCGATATTACGGCAACCCAGGAGGAGTTAGGAAAAACCGCAGGTAAGGATTTAACGGCTAAAAAAGTCACCTATCCCAGTTTATGGGGCATAGATGAATCCCGACGTCAGGCCCAGCAGTTAATTGAAGCGGCAAAAGCCGAATTATCTAACTATGGGGATAAGGCTATTCCTTTGTTAGCGATCGCAGATTTTATCACTAATCGCACTCACTAAAGCTATTGATTTCTATTATATGCAAGACTTTTCTCAAATCCTCAATAACCAAGTGTTATGGGTTGCCCTGTTAGCCTGTATTCTGGCTCAACTTTCTAAATTAGCGGTGGAGCTAGTCCAACATGGCAAAATTAATCTGCGGGTGTTGGTTACAACCGGAGGGATGCCCAGTTCCCATTCCGCTTTTGTCGGTGCTTTAGCAACGGGAGTGGGCAAAACCATGGGGTGGGGAAGTCCTGATTTTGCCATTGCTGTTGTTTTTGCGTTTATTGTGATGTACGATGCGGCTGGAGTCCGTCAAGCGGCAGGAAAACAAGCCCGCATTTTAAACCAAATTATTGATGAAGTCTTTGAAGAACATAAACAATTAAGCGAAGAAAGATTAATTGAATTATTAGGTCATACCCCCTTTCAAGTTATTGTTGGTTTAGGATTAGGGATTGCGATCGCTTCGATTGCTGAGATAACTTGGCCTCTACATTTCCTGCCAGTATAGCCAAGGGTCAAGTCTGATTTAACCACAAAGACACGAAGACACAAAGAAGTCGTTAACACCCTTACTGCTTATTGCTATATTTCTGTAGAAACCTTGAAATACAAGATCTGTAGCCATTATTTGTCGTCTAAGGTTTAACCGTAGGACTAATAACTGTCACCCGGTTACTATCAACTAATATCGGCCAAAAGCCACGATTACTTAATTTATTTAAAGTTGCTGTTGCTTTTTCGGAATCTGTTGTATATTCTACTAATAAATAGGGTCGCTGACCATAGGAAACTAAACCCACATTTTCACCGATTAGGGTTCTTAACTGTTGGACTAATTCCGGTTGATTCAAATAATCCACTAAAACAGCATAACCTGACCCCAAAGATTGAGAATTAGCTGTTGATTCTTTTTTGGGTGTTGGCGGGGTTTCTCGAACAATCGGAGTCTGGCCAAGACTAGAATTCGGACTCGGACGGGGTATGGCTATGACCTCCTGTTTCACCACATAGGCGGGTAACTTAACCTTATCCTGTAGATAGGTGGCCCAATCCTCCGCAATTAAAGGATCACTAAATCCTCCCACCCTAGTCACTAAATTCGTCAAATAGCGACAAACCTCACTATTGATGTCATTGGGTAACGTGCGCTGCACCAATTTTTGTTCCTCGGAAGTGTTACTGACAATCAATAACAAATATTCTCCAGGCTTTGGTGCTGCACAAGTTTCCTGGGCTAAACTGGTTTGGACTGCTAAACCCCAACTGGCGGCCGTGAGCAGACTCGGAACCAAGATAGCAGATAACCTTTTGACACCACTTTGACGCATAAACAGGAGGTTTACAAAAAAATTAATTGGGTTTAAAGCTCGTAAGTTCTACTTAGGCTTTTATTGTAGTTATTCTAGTTTAATATATAAAAGAACCAGTTGATCAAAAAGAATGAAAGCCCGGTATCGTTTTCGACTATATCCAACACCTAAGCAAATTTGCTTTTAGTATTTTGTAGTGATTGTATAGCGATTTAATGGCATCCCGTTCTAAAATTAGCGCTAATATTCTTTCTGCTTCCGATTGAAATTTCTGTTCTGGATAAAGACATTTTGAAAAGCCTGTAAACAGATATTTAGACATATTGCTTTTATCGGGTGGCGAAGATCGATAATTACGGTAATTATTAGCATTTGTGGTGTAGGCACTATCTTTTAAAGCTGTAAAACCTTTACTAATTTTGACATCATATAGCAATCCTAAATAGGTTGTATAGCAGTCGCCACATCTATTAGGACATTCTTGAAGGCTAAAAGCTGCTCACAGTAAGTATTTACCTATAGCGAGATTGCCTATTCCCTATTGCCTCTTGCTATAACATTTCAATACTGATATGAAACGGCCAGAAGTATTACCCCAGATCCCTCCCCCCTAGCCCCCCGTGCACGAGGGGTTTGGGGGGGCTGTTCCGGTGTTCCCTTTTGATCAGGGATTTTAAACACAACTCAAATAGGATTGCTATAGCCTGTGGTTTCTTCCCAGAAATATTGTTGCATTTGGCTATGGACAAAATTGGCAATTTCCTTAAGTCGAGTTTTACCAACACCTGTGGCTAGGGCAAAACATAGGGAGGGAAACTCGCGCTCGAAGTCTGTAAACGTGGGAAATTCCTTGTTAATCGCGGCTAAACTTGTTTCTCGACCTGCGATATTTGGAATGTTTAAAAATTCACAAATACGAGCAAGAATTTCTAAGGATTCGCGCTGGGGATGGCGCAGACTGATACGATTAGCAATGTTATTAAAATTTGGTTCATTGTATGTTATCCAGGTCAAATAGTGTTAGTTGTCCGATTTTTTGGGGTGCTTTTGGCAGGTTTTCAATTTTCAAACTGTAATCATCATGTCCCCATTCGCAGCGTGAAAGAATTTGTTTAGGAATTTTTTTAACCGTGAGGTTGGGGAATATATCAGTTTTGCCTCGAAAGGCGGTACATAAAACGAGTAAACTGCGTTCTTGTCCTACTTCGTCTGCAAGTTGGGATAGTTGTTCGAGACGAAGATTTTGGGTGGTAACATAGATAAAATTCCGCTCTGTAGAATAGCCCTGTTGCCAATAGAATGTATCGGATGGTGAGTAGGTGAAACCTTCAATTTTGCACAGTGCTTCGGCTAACATTTCGGCATTATAGGTTTTATTAATAATCCAATTATCCCATTTATCTTTTTCGAGGAGGGAGGGTGCAAGGTGATAGTATCGAAATCCACCGCCACCTTTCCAATTAAATGCTTTACTAATTCCCCCTTGATCTTCGCCATCAATTACTTTTTTAAGTCGGGGAATAATATGGGTATGACAATGTTCGCCGAGTTCAATCATGATCCAGCGTCTTCCCATTTTATGCGCGACTGCCCCTGTTGTTCCTGAACCTGCGAAGGAATCGAGAACAAGATCATTAGGTTTTGTTGCAATATCCAGAACGCGCTTAATTAAACGTTCAGGTTTTGGTGTATCAAACACACTTACTGAATTAAAAGCACGTACTTCAAGCTTCGCTTCATGGTTATGACCAACTTCCTCATTTGACCAAAAAGTTGCTGGTGGTCTCGACGCATTGGCTTCCAAAAACTGTTTAACATAAATTTCCCAGCAATTATCTTTCTTTACATATTCGATTAGTTCTGAGTTAGTTATTAAATTTTCCTTCTTCCATCGCCATCTTCCTTCTATTCCGTCAGGCTTTACTGGATAAATATCTGTCCCATCTGGAGCTTTGATTGAATACCACATAGATGGACGATCTTCCCGTCTTGACTCAGATCCCTCCTTGCGAAGTGAGCGACGACGATAATACTTACCTGTTATCTTATCGAAAAATTTGAACTGACTGGAGTTCTGCTCTTTAGATAATTGAATTGGTGCAAAGTCATTGCTCTTTTGGTACACAATAACATGATCGTGAGACACGCTAAAACCCCGTGCATCCATTCGCTCAGAATATACTTTTTGCCACAAGCAATTCGCAACAAAATTTACCCGCCCAAAAATTTCATCACACATCACTTTTAAATAATGTGCTTCATTGTCATCAATGGTAATCCACAGCGATCCATCTTCTGATAATAAACGTCGAATAATCTCTAATCGATCGCGCATTAAACCAAGCCAGATCGAATGTTCTACACCATCATCATAGTGTTCAAAAGCTGATCCTGTATTGTAGGGAGGATCAATAAAAACACATTTAATTTTTCCTGCAAACTCCGACTCTAAAGCCTTGAGAGCCAACAAATTATCCCCAAAAATCAAGCGATTATCAAAAATATCATTTTCACTCATCCGATGAGCAGCATGATAAGATTTATCTGGATCTTCCAGCAAAATTCGTGGCTCCAACTTGGGGCGAATCTCCTTACCAATCCAGGTTAATTCTAGTCTCTGCTTTTTAGTCATAATTAATCTTTTTCTCAACAGTTAAACCGTAGGAATATTCAGATTTTTAGTCTAATTATTCCTGGGATCTAACTCTTGCATCACCCTACTTGTTAAAGGAAAAACATCGGTTAAACTCTTGAAAAGTGATTGAAATTTTAGGTGAACCTTATTTTAAGTTTGAAAGATAAAAGCTGCTTTTGAAGACGAGCCAGAGGGGGAAACTCTCTGGCTTAGTTTAACCTTTGTTCTCCAAAAACCGCAGTTGACAACAATGAAGCAACAGCTTTCATTGTACTGATCAGGGTCAAATATTGGATCGGAATTTTTAAGCAGCCGTTGCTAAAGACCCCAAAGCATCGGGAATACTAGCGGTCGGAGCTTGGAATTGTCCCTGGAATACATACTCTAAACGCAATTTTAACCAGGTGACCACTTGTTTATCTGTGGAAATAATCGCCACCGCAGGTTGAGGACATTTGGCTTTAATCTCAGCCATTTCTGGCGCTTCTAAAAAAGCAGGTTGCTGCACTAACCAAAAATCAATTTCCTTTTCCCGTTCCCGATAGTTGCGTTGGCGTTCGCGCAACACTTCTTCTAAGGGTTCTTCCTCAAGTAAAAACTTGTGACTGCCTAAAACGTAGTAATAAGTCTGCATGGTTAATCGTTGTAAATTCTATCATGGGAAGATTTTCGGGTTAAAGTTGCCCAAAAATCGCTTGTTTCATTTCTCGGACGGCTCGCTCTAAGCCGACGAGAACTGCCCGACTTATTATTGTATGACCAATGTTGAGTTCTTCCATCCCTTCAAGGGCGGCAATGGGATAAACATTCCAGTAGGTTAACCCATGTCCGGCATTAACCCGCAGTCCGGCTTCTAAGGCCCGTTGACATCCCTCGGCTAAAATCCCCAGTTCCCTAACCTGGTCTTCCCCTTTGGCCTCTGCATAACATCCCGTATGCAGTTCGATGAATTTAGCCCCTACTTGGGCCGAGGCTGCAATTTGTTCGGGGTTCGCATTAATAAACAAACTCACTGGAATTCCGGCTTCCTGTAGGGTGGTTACTACATCGGTCATCCGAGGAATTTGTCCGGCGATATCTAACCCCCCTTCGGTGGTGATTTCTTCCCGACGTTCGGGAACTAGGGTTACATAGTCGGGTTTGATGTCCAAAGCGATCGCCACCATTTCATCCGTCGCGGCCATTTCTAAATTTAGATGGGTTCTCACCGTTTGGCGCAATATTCGCACATCCCGATCTTGAATATGGCGTCGATCTTCACGCAAATGCACTGTAATTCCATCAGCCCCCGCCAATTCCGCCAGCACAGCCCCCCCTACGGGATCGGGTTCAACGGTGCGACGGGCTTGGCGAATCGTGGCTATATGGTCAATATTGACTCCCAGTGTCGGCAATTTTTGTTCCTCCTTGTATTCATACCGTCTTTCACCTTGACAAATAATTCCACTGCGTTGAAACTCACACCCATGAAGGGGGACGAGCGTTCATCGAAAAATTGGGTAGAAACCCCGTCGTTCTACTTAGGCTTTATATTTTTAATTTAACACATTCACAAAAAGATATACTATAATGTGAGATATGGAAAAAGCATTCAATTACCGATTTTACCCAAGTCCAGAGCAAGAGTCGCTATTGCGACGCACTTTGGGTTGTGTAAGGTTGGTTTACAACAAGGCTCTCCATGAGAGAACTCAAGGATGGTACGAGAGGCAAGAAAAAATTGGATATAACCAAACATCCTCTATGCTGACCAAATGGAAAAAACAAGAAGACTTGGATTTTCTTAATGAAGTTAGCTGTGTACCAATACAACAAGGGTTGAGGCATCTTCAATCGGCATTTGCTAATTTCTTTGCCGGAAGGGCAAAATATCCTAGCTTCAAGAAAAAAAGGAATGGTGGTAGCGCTGAATTTACAAAGTCGGCATTTAAGTTTAAAGATGGAAAAATCTACCTGGCGAAAAATATTGAACCTTTAGATATTAGATGGTCTAGGCAGATTCCAAAAGGATGTGAGCCGTCCTCTGTAACCGTTAAGATGCACCCGTCGGGACGTTGGCATATTTCCATTCGTTTCGATGATCTAACAATTAAGCCATTGCCTGTTAATGATAATGCGATTGGGATTGACTTGGGTATTACAAGCCTGATTGCCACCAGCAACGGTGAAAAAGTGTCTAACCCCAAACAATTTAAGAAGCATTACAAAAGACTGAAACGGGCGCAAAAGAATCTTTCTCGTAAACAAAAAGGTTCCAAGAATAGGGAAAAAGCGAGGATTAAGGTAGCAAAAGTTCACCTGAAAATTTCGGATTCCCGTAAAGATTTCTTACATAAGCTGACGACTAACTTGGTACGCGAAAATCAAACGATTGCCGTTGAGTCGTTAGCAGTTAAGAATATGATCAAAAACCACAAGCTCGCACTGGCTATTTCTGATAGCGGATGGAGTGAGTTGATTCGGCAATTAGATTACAAGTGTCTTTGGTATGGGCGTAATCTAGTTAAGATTGACCAATGGTTCCCTAGTTCTAAACGCTGCGGGAACTGTGGTCACACAATGGATAAATTGCCACTAAATATTCGTGAATGGAAATGCCCTAAGTGTGAGGTAATCCATGACCGAGATCTCAACGCGAGTAAAAATATTTTGGCTGCGGGACTCGCAGTGTCAGTCTGTGGAGCGAGTGTAAGACCCGAACAGAGTAAATCTGTGAAGGCAACTGCTAAGAAGCAGAAACCTAAATTGTGAAGTTTAGGAATCACCGTCAGTTTTACGGCGGTGAGGATGTCAATTTAACAATATTTAACCCGTAGATTTCTATTGCCCTATTGTTTCAGCTTAGAGCGAACAAATTCTGTCAATAGACTTGACAACAAAGCTCTCTACCATTGATAACAGACAATCAAAGACAGATTTTTAACCCATGACAACGGACAATCGACAAAAAAGAATCGCAATATTTGATAGTGGTGTGGGGGGATTAACGGTTTTAAGGGAACTGTACCGTCAACTGCCCAATGAATCCGTTCTTTACTTTGGAGATACGGCGCACTTGCCCTATGGAACCCGTTCAAAAGAGGAAATCTTGCAGTTTGTCCGCCCAATTATTCTTTGGGCAATGCAACAGGACGCCAAAATGGTTCTCATGGCCTGTAACACCAGTTCCGCCCTGGCTTTAGAAACGGTTCAAGATGAATTTGATATACCGATGCTAGGACTGATTCTTCCGGGTGCTCAAGCCTCAGTGCGACAAGGAAAACGGATTGGAGTGATTGCCACCCCCGCCACAGCCGCTAGTAATGCCTACCGCTATGCGATTCAAGAAACCGATCCATCGGTTCAAGTCTGGCAAGTGGGCTGTCCAGAATTTGTTCCCCTCATTGAACAAAACCGAATTCATGACCCTTACACCTATCAAGTGGCACGGGAATATTTAACCCCGTTAATTCAGCAGCAAATTGATACTCTGATTTATGGTTGTACCCATTATCCCCATTTAGCCCCAGTGTTGCGCTCAATCCTTCCGGCTCAGGTTCAGTTGGTTGACCCGGCAGTTTCTTTAGTTAAAGCTACTGTTAAGGAGTTAGAACTGTTAGGAATGCGGAATACTCAGCCCCCCAAACCAACGCGGTTTTGTGTGAGTGGCTGCCCTCAACAGTTTGCTGATCTTTCGGTGCAGTGGTTGGGATTCACTCCCGCAGTAGAGGCCACTACCCTACCCGTAATGGAACCCCTCACCGTCAGTAATCAGTAATTAATCAGTGTAGAGACACGCCATGGCACGCCCAAACTGTACTTGGTACTCCAAGTCAGTGTGGGTAGTTCACAAGATGTTTGTTGTATACTTAGCAAGGGCTAAGAGTAAATAAATCATCAGAACATAACCCGTGGCCAGAAGCGGGATGATTAAGGGCATATCGTTATAGAACATCATGAGTCAGCCTGAAGAAATAGGAGGAGGAGCAGCAGCACAGAAGTTTAAGACCCGCTACATCAGGTCAACAAGCGATCGCAACTGCCAGCGCTCTTGTGACCCACAAATAAAAAATTCCTACGGGAAATGAGAATTTCCCCGAAATGTTGCTAACACCGAAACTCAGGAGAGGAATCCCTACTGTAAAACCTAGGACTTTCTCATAAAACCCTAAATAGAGAATCTTCTAACTGATATCGTGGACAGCCTAATGACCAGAACGGAGTTAGAAGCTCGTCGAGAAGTCCTAACGGCTATCCTTAAAGCCAATAGATTAATTAGGTGGCGATAGATT includes:
- the murI gene encoding glutamate racemase, yielding MTTDNRQKRIAIFDSGVGGLTVLRELYRQLPNESVLYFGDTAHLPYGTRSKEEILQFVRPIILWAMQQDAKMVLMACNTSSALALETVQDEFDIPMLGLILPGAQASVRQGKRIGVIATPATAASNAYRYAIQETDPSVQVWQVGCPEFVPLIEQNRIHDPYTYQVAREYLTPLIQQQIDTLIYGCTHYPHLAPVLRSILPAQVQLVDPAVSLVKATVKELELLGMRNTQPPKPTRFCVSGCPQQFADLSVQWLGFTPAVEATTLPVMEPLTVSNQ
- a CDS encoding transposase, whose product is MEKAFNYRFYPSPEQESLLRRTLGCVRLVYNKALHERTQGWYERQEKIGYNQTSSMLTKWKKQEDLDFLNEVSCVPIQQGLRHLQSAFANFFAGRAKYPSFKKKRNGGSAEFTKSAFKFKDGKIYLAKNIEPLDIRWSRQIPKGCEPSSVTVKMHPSGRWHISIRFDDLTIKPLPVNDNAIGIDLGITSLIATSNGEKVSNPKQFKKHYKRLKRAQKNLSRKQKGSKNREKARIKVAKVHLKISDSRKDFLHKLTTNLVRENQTIAVESLAVKNMIKNHKLALAISDSGWSELIRQLDYKCLWYGRNLVKIDQWFPSSKRCGNCGHTMDKLPLNIREWKCPKCEVIHDRDLNASKNILAAGLAVSVCGASVRPEQSKSVKATAKKQKPKL
- the pdxJ gene encoding pyridoxal phosphate biosynthetic protein, which gives rise to MPTLGVNIDHIATIRQARRTVEPDPVGGAVLAELAGADGITVHLREDRRHIQDRDVRILRQTVRTHLNLEMAATDEMVAIALDIKPDYVTLVPERREEITTEGGLDIAGQIPRMTDVVTTLQEAGIPVSLFINANPEQIAASAQVGAKFIELHTGCYAEAKGEDQVRELGILAEGCQRALEAGLRVNAGHGLTYWNVYPIAALEGMEELNIGHTIISRAVLVGLERAVREMKQAIFGQL
- a CDS encoding DNA methylase N-4/N-6 domain protein, with amino-acid sequence MTKKQRLELTWIGKEIRPKLEPRILLEDPDKSYHAAHRMSENDIFDNRLIFGDNLLALKALESEFAGKIKCVFIDPPYNTGSAFEHYDDGVEHSIWLGLMRDRLEIIRRLLSEDGSLWITIDDNEAHYLKVMCDEIFGRVNFVANCLWQKVYSERMDARGFSVSHDHVIVYQKSNDFAPIQLSKEQNSSQFKFFDKITGKYYRRRSLRKEGSESRREDRPSMWYSIKAPDGTDIYPVKPDGIEGRWRWKKENLITNSELIEYVKKDNCWEIYVKQFLEANASRPPATFWSNEEVGHNHEAKLEVRAFNSVSVFDTPKPERLIKRVLDIATKPNDLVLDSFAGSGTTGAVAHKMGRRWIMIELGEHCHTHIIPRLKKVIDGEDQGGISKAFNWKGGGGFRYYHLAPSLLEKDKWDNWIINKTYNAEMLAEALCKIEGFTYSPSDTFYWQQGYSTERNFIYVTTQNLRLEQLSQLADEVGQERSLLVLCTAFRGKTDIFPNLTVKKIPKQILSRCEWGHDDYSLKIENLPKAPQKIGQLTLFDLDNIQ
- the crtE gene encoding geranylgeranyl pyrophosphate synthase, whose product is MVLVSEINSPLENSQFDLSAYLSQRQTLVEQALDQSLPLIYPEKIYESMRYSLLAGGKRLRPILCLATCELVGGTVEMAMATACALEMIHTMSLIHDDLPAMDNDDYRRGKLTNHKVYGEDIAILAGDGLLSYAFEFVATKTPNVPANQVLQVIARLGRAMGAAGLVGGQVVDLDSEGLTDVSEETLTFIHTHKTGALLEASVVCGAILAGAKETEIEGLSRYARNIGLAFQIVDDILDITATQEELGKTAGKDLTAKKVTYPSLWGIDESRRQAQQLIEAAKAELSNYGDKAIPLLAIADFITNRTH